In Methanotorris formicicus Mc-S-70, a single genomic region encodes these proteins:
- a CDS encoding KaiC domain-containing protein, translating into MHRVKTGIPGMDEILHGGIPERNVVLLSGGPGTGKSIFCQEFLFRGIEYDEPGILIALEEHPVQIRINMEQFGWDVRKYEKEGKFAIIDAFTSGIGSAAKREKYIVRDPSDEMELIDVMKEAIEEIGAKRVGIDSVTTLYLNKPMMARKTVFLLKKVLAGLGCTALFVSQISVGERGFGGPGVEHAVDGIIKLDLDEIDGELKRSLIVWKMRGTSHSMRRHPFEITDKGIIVHADKVLKK; encoded by the coding sequence ATGCATAGGGTAAAAACTGGCATTCCTGGGATGGATGAGATACTACATGGGGGAATTCCAGAAAGGAATGTTGTTCTTCTTTCAGGGGGGCCAGGGACTGGGAAGAGTATTTTTTGCCAGGAATTTTTGTTTAGGGGTATTGAATACGATGAACCAGGAATTTTGATTGCATTGGAGGAGCATCCTGTCCAAATTAGAATAAATATGGAACAATTTGGTTGGGATGTGCGGAAATATGAAAAAGAAGGAAAATTTGCTATAATAGATGCTTTCACATCAGGGATAGGTAGTGCGGCAAAGAGAGAAAAGTATATAGTTAGGGATCCGAGTGATGAGATGGAATTGATAGATGTTATGAAAGAGGCAATAGAGGAAATTGGAGCAAAGAGGGTTGGGATTGACTCTGTAACCACTTTATATTTAAACAAACCAATGATGGCAAGGAAGACGGTGTTTTTGTTAAAGAAGGTGCTTGCTGGTTTGGGGTGTACTGCTTTGTTTGTGTCCCAAATTTCCGTTGGTGAGAGGGGTTTTGGAGGTCCTGGGGTAGAGCATGCAGTTGATGGTATTATAAAGTTGGATTTGGATGAGATTGATGGGGAGTTGAAGAGAAGTTTAATCGTTTGGAAGATGAGGGGGACATCCCACTCTATGAGAAGACACCCATTTGAAATAACTGATAAGGGAATTATTGTCCATGCAGATAAAGTTTTGAAAAAATAA